In one window of Campylobacter coli DNA:
- a CDS encoding DUF4910 domain-containing protein has protein sequence MDKLDFRHKDFEQTGKAMHELAKELFPIPRSITGQGFRASLEILNKTLGGGILKFHSIKSGTRVFDWIVPDEWNAKEAYIITPEGKKICDFKKHNLHLLNYSEAIDKEIELEELEKHLYSIEEMPDAIPYVTSYYKRRWGFCITHNERKNLKKGLYKVFIDAKHDENGVLNYADFIIPSTQNSKDEILLSSYLCHPSMANNELSGPIVAIFLAKWLLGLKERKYNYRFVIIPETIGSIVYLSKHLDHLKKHVKAGFVLSCLGDDNAYSLIHTPKENTLSDKVAMHTLKNKENFKEFSFLERGSDERQYCSPLINLPIACVCRTRFGDYKEYHTSKDDLTFISAKGLKGALKAMQEVIMNLEINEIYQITTFCEPNLGKRGLYHTLNQGITKKPISTDFLAYCDGKNDVLDIASKLNIQAYELKELIDKIKIYGLIK, from the coding sequence GTGGATAAGCTAGACTTTAGACACAAAGACTTTGAACAAACAGGAAAGGCTATGCATGAACTTGCCAAGGAGCTTTTTCCTATCCCTCGAAGTATCACAGGACAAGGTTTTAGAGCTAGCTTAGAAATTTTAAATAAAACTCTGGGGGGGGGTATACTCAAATTTCATTCTATCAAAAGTGGTACAAGGGTTTTTGACTGGATAGTCCCTGATGAATGGAACGCTAAAGAAGCCTATATCATCACACCAGAAGGAAAGAAAATTTGTGATTTTAAAAAGCACAATCTACATCTTTTAAACTACAGCGAAGCCATAGATAAAGAAATAGAACTTGAAGAACTTGAGAAACATCTTTACTCCATAGAAGAAATGCCTGATGCCATCCCTTATGTGACAAGTTATTATAAAAGGCGTTGGGGATTTTGCATCACGCATAATGAAAGAAAAAATTTAAAAAAAGGGCTATACAAAGTCTTTATCGATGCAAAACACGATGAGAATGGAGTTTTAAATTATGCTGATTTTATAATCCCTAGCACTCAAAATTCAAAAGATGAAATTTTACTCTCAAGCTATCTTTGTCATCCTTCTATGGCAAATAACGAACTTAGTGGCCCTATAGTAGCTATTTTCTTAGCCAAATGGCTTTTGGGTTTAAAAGAAAGAAAATACAATTACCGCTTTGTTATCATTCCTGAAACCATAGGCTCTATAGTTTATCTTAGCAAGCATTTAGATCACTTAAAAAAACATGTTAAAGCAGGTTTTGTGCTTTCTTGCTTAGGAGATGATAATGCTTACTCGCTTATACATACTCCTAAAGAAAATACTTTAAGCGATAAAGTTGCCATGCACACACTCAAAAATAAGGAAAATTTTAAAGAATTTAGCTTCTTGGAGCGTGGGAGCGATGAAAGGCAATATTGCTCTCCTTTAATAAATTTACCGATAGCTTGCGTATGTAGAACTAGATTTGGGGATTATAAAGAATACCACACTAGCAAAGATGACTTAACTTTTATCAGCGCAAAAGGACTTAAAGGTGCTTTAAAAGCTATGCAGGAAGTTATCATGAATTTGGAAATCAATGAAATTTATCAAATCACAACCTTTTGCGAACCAAATTTAGGTAAAAGGGGTTTATACCATACCTTAAACCAAGGAATTACAAAAAAACCAATCTCTACCGATTTTTTAGCATATTGTGATGGAAAAAATGATGTATTAGATATAGCTTCAAAACTTAACATACAAGCTTATGAATTGAAAGAATTGATAGACAAAATAAAAATTTACGGACTAATAAAATGA
- a CDS encoding acyl carrier protein — MEKKFYEILENILETEVNENTNINMENCKSWTSLTHIDIIMSLEEEFDIKFNKEDLNNLKSQQALLEKIQTLKVTK, encoded by the coding sequence ATGGAAAAAAAATTTTATGAAATTTTAGAAAATATACTTGAAACCGAAGTAAATGAAAACACCAATATAAACATGGAAAATTGTAAAAGTTGGACTTCTTTAACTCATATTGATATTATCATGAGCTTAGAGGAAGAATTTGATATTAAATTTAATAAAGAAGATTTAAATAATTTAAAATCCCAGCAAGCCTTACTAGAAAAAATTCAAACCCTAAAGGTTACAAAATGA
- a CDS encoding acyl carrier protein, whose product MQEIKQFFINIERTDIDESMDNLVSEDFIDSIDIMALVAEIEKFYKKPLKAEFITPENFESFENIKKMLETAMKD is encoded by the coding sequence ATGCAAGAAATTAAACAATTTTTTATCAACATAGAAAGAACAGATATTGATGAGAGTATGGATAATCTTGTAAGCGAAGATTTTATCGATAGTATTGACATCATGGCTTTGGTTGCCGAAATAGAAAAATTTTATAAAAAGCCATTAAAAGCAGAATTTATCACGCCTGAAAATTTTGAAAGCTTTGAAAATATCAAAAAAATGCTTGAAACTGCAATGAAAGACTAA
- a CDS encoding 3-oxoacyl-ACP synthase, which translates to MKLSLNSHNIKAISVVFPKNSLTIDEELQLCGLTKNKFKLLKKTSNFSSHYIADNNTFASDLATEALKTLFENNICSKEELDVVFLATHTPDFFAPQTSSIVHKNLNLDKKTICIDTTTFCSGFLQTLMQAYLILDNPDIHKVVILTSLVKSKKTDMKNDKISYLTHSDCASAILIEKSQKSNQKAYFSQEIYSQYALEETLPLNAYNTNFNEYLYINNTLFFNFMSENYPEFFNDFFNYFDIDKTKISNFFFHTPNDFFLQKNLENLHMENFPCFHQTFKIYADCKISNLPIELCLYKQNQEKMYLKMGGGC; encoded by the coding sequence ATGAAGCTTTCGTTAAACTCTCACAATATCAAAGCCATTAGCGTGGTGTTTCCAAAAAATTCCCTCACGATAGATGAAGAATTGCAATTATGTGGTTTAACAAAAAATAAATTTAAACTTCTTAAAAAAACTTCTAATTTTTCTTCTCATTATATAGCTGACAATAACACATTTGCTAGTGATTTAGCTACCGAGGCTTTGAAAACCTTATTTGAAAATAATATATGCTCAAAGGAAGAATTAGATGTAGTATTTCTTGCCACGCATACTCCTGATTTTTTTGCACCTCAAACTTCAAGTATTGTACATAAAAATTTAAATTTAGATAAAAAAACAATATGTATAGATACAACAACATTTTGCTCGGGTTTTTTACAAACACTTATGCAAGCTTATTTAATACTAGATAATCCTGATATTCACAAAGTAGTTATTCTTACAAGTCTGGTAAAAAGCAAAAAAACAGATATGAAAAATGATAAAATATCTTATCTTACACATAGCGATTGCGCATCTGCAATTTTAATTGAAAAATCTCAAAAATCGAATCAAAAAGCTTATTTTTCTCAAGAAATATACAGTCAATATGCCTTAGAAGAAACTTTACCCCTTAATGCTTACAACACAAACTTTAATGAATATTTATATATTAATAATACTTTATTTTTTAATTTCATGTCAGAAAACTATCCTGAATTTTTTAATGATTTTTTTAATTATTTTGACATTGATAAAACAAAAATATCAAATTTCTTTTTCCATACACCTAATGATTTTTTTCTTCAAAAAAATTTAGAAAATTTACATATGGAAAATTTTCCATGCTTTCACCAAACATTTAAAATCTATGCAGATTGTAAAATCAGCAATCTGCCTATAGAGCTTTGTCTTTATAAGCAAAATCAAGAAAAAATGTATTTAAAAATGGGGGGGGGGTGTTGA
- a CDS encoding acyl carrier protein has product MIAYLHIGTPKTGTTSIQNFLVANERQIFKKGYIYPKSFRVANRHWALVDMVLELVQKEDILQKESVLSCIKNERLLRVIENFKSESALHKDKKFIFSTEGIVWDFSTKKHVQILEKIMRELGFTQIYIIVYFRDTLGYLNSHCSQDHKNNMGYYSADFAPQDHPRKYIFDYEWICKTHAEVFGEENLIVRLLREDYIGGTLLKDFVYHLGLQWDESFVLKQTKNESFNLLGMELMSRLNQKDLKQDNLNSLLFMARRKFEGTREKRLKFAVRKDIAKAYVDYFAPSLEWVKNKYFPHKNSLFTPVNWEEYEENYTLTHTLSKDWDDVADFIAQIIVSKNDIISSLKEQLEFARKD; this is encoded by the coding sequence ATGATAGCATATTTACATATAGGAACACCAAAAACAGGGACAACAAGTATACAAAATTTTCTTGTTGCAAATGAACGTCAAATATTTAAAAAAGGCTATATTTATCCAAAAAGCTTTAGAGTGGCAAATAGGCATTGGGCTTTAGTGGATATGGTTTTGGAACTAGTTCAAAAAGAAGATATTTTGCAAAAAGAGAGTGTTTTAAGCTGTATTAAAAACGAAAGACTTCTTAGGGTTATAGAGAATTTTAAAAGCGAAAGCGCATTGCATAAGGATAAAAAATTTATTTTTTCGACTGAGGGTATAGTTTGGGATTTTTCTACCAAAAAACATGTACAAATTTTAGAAAAGATTATGAGAGAATTAGGCTTTACTCAAATTTATATCATTGTGTATTTTAGAGATACTCTGGGTTATTTAAATTCGCATTGCTCTCAAGATCATAAAAACAATATGGGATATTATTCTGCTGATTTTGCTCCACAAGATCATCCTAGAAAATATATTTTTGATTATGAGTGGATTTGTAAAACTCATGCCGAGGTGTTTGGGGAAGAAAATTTGATAGTAAGACTTCTAAGAGAGGATTATATAGGAGGAACCCTGCTTAAAGATTTTGTTTATCATTTGGGACTTCAATGGGATGAAAGTTTTGTTTTAAAGCAAACCAAAAATGAAAGTTTCAATCTTTTAGGAATGGAGCTTATGTCAAGATTAAATCAAAAAGATTTAAAGCAAGATAATCTTAATTCTTTGCTCTTTATGGCAAGAAGAAAATTTGAAGGGACTAGGGAGAAAAGATTAAAATTTGCAGTGCGAAAAGATATTGCTAAGGCTTATGTGGATTATTTTGCTCCTTCGCTTGAGTGGGTAAAAAATAAATATTTTCCACATAAAAATTCTCTTTTTACGCCTGTAAATTGGGAAGAATATGAGGAAAATTATACTTTAACTCATACATTGAGCAAAGATTGGGATGATGTGGCAGATTTTATAGCACAAATTATTGTTTCTAAAAATGATATAATCAGTTCCTTAAAAGAACAACTTGAATTTGCAAGAAAAGATTAG
- a CDS encoding class I SAM-dependent methyltransferase, translating to MKENIEKLFEAIARKNAIHSKYLRKIEFCQEDEEEFDKLISYYIQDHISIEEQCDCYLLILNDTLEETKFFIENGHYRYSSFDEIKDKVYFNENYMKQYMVGLALSSYIWIAHIKVRKYFSQYLQDFAPKTTYFEIGPGHGEYFARAVKSNKFSSFYGLDISPTSCELTQKMVKQQVGNLIKKCEFLCQDFFTYNFNKKADLIVIGEVLEHVEKPLEFLKRSKEFLNEGGEIFATIPINAPAIDHIYLFSHPDEVKDLVEKSGLKLKAYECFMANDYSLEKALKFKNAITMAVVLNA from the coding sequence ATGAAAGAAAATATTGAAAAATTATTTGAAGCTATAGCTCGAAAAAATGCCATTCATTCTAAATATCTTAGAAAAATAGAATTTTGCCAAGAGGATGAGGAAGAATTTGATAAATTAATTTCGTATTATATTCAAGATCATATCAGCATCGAAGAACAATGTGATTGTTATTTATTGATACTTAATGATACTTTAGAAGAAACAAAATTTTTCATAGAAAATGGACATTATCGTTATTCTAGTTTTGATGAAATTAAAGATAAGGTTTATTTCAATGAAAACTATATGAAACAATACATGGTAGGTTTAGCTCTTTCTTCTTATATCTGGATAGCTCACATTAAAGTAAGAAAGTATTTCTCACAATATTTACAAGATTTTGCTCCAAAAACGACCTATTTTGAAATTGGTCCTGGTCATGGGGAATACTTTGCAAGAGCAGTTAAAAGCAATAAATTTTCTTCATTTTATGGACTTGATATATCTCCAACAAGCTGCGAACTTACGCAAAAAATGGTAAAGCAACAAGTAGGAAATTTAATCAAAAAATGTGAGTTTTTATGTCAGGATTTTTTTACTTATAACTTCAATAAAAAAGCTGATTTAATAGTTATCGGAGAAGTGCTAGAACATGTAGAAAAACCTCTTGAATTTCTTAAAAGATCCAAAGAGTTTCTTAATGAAGGTGGAGAAATTTTTGCAACCATTCCTATAAATGCACCTGCCATTGATCATATTTATTTATTTTCTCACCCCGATGAAGTTAAAGACTTGGTAGAAAAATCGGGTTTAAAACTTAAAGCCTATGAATGTTTCATGGCAAATGATTATAGCTTAGAAAAGGCATTGAAATTTAAAAATGCCATCACTATGGCGGTAGTATTAAATGCTTAA
- a CDS encoding beta-ketoacyl-ACP synthase III codes for MKTKFDKVKISGICVSVPEHKICIDDELESVFQNDTKILKRMKKVIGLNTRYICDENTCVSDLGKHAANALLKGLNTDKNSLDALIVVTQSPDFFMPSTACYLHHLLNLDSKTIAFDLGQACAGYLYGLFVAHSLIQSGAMSKILLICGDTLSKFIHPKNINTAPIFGDGVSATLLEKTDFNEAFFKLASDGKHFDKLIIPKGAMRIPHANIFNNDSLMQTEEFRQLENLYMDGANIFNMALEHEPNSFKEILEFSKIKEKDIAFHLFHQSNTYLVDCIKEELKLNDDKVPNFIMEKYANLSACSLPALLCELDTPKEFKASLSAFGAGLSWGSAVLNFKDLYTKDILIYTKEK; via the coding sequence ATGAAAACTAAATTTGATAAAGTGAAAATTTCAGGCATTTGCGTAAGTGTACCTGAACATAAAATTTGTATCGATGATGAGCTAGAAAGTGTTTTTCAAAATGATACAAAAATTCTTAAGAGAATGAAAAAAGTCATAGGCTTAAACACCCGCTATATTTGCGATGAAAATACTTGCGTAAGCGATCTTGGAAAACATGCAGCTAATGCTCTTTTAAAGGGTTTAAACACAGATAAAAATAGTCTTGATGCGCTTATTGTAGTGACACAAAGCCCTGATTTTTTTATGCCTTCTACGGCTTGTTACTTACACCATCTTTTAAATTTGGATTCTAAAACCATAGCTTTTGATTTGGGGCAAGCTTGCGCAGGGTATTTATATGGTTTATTTGTAGCACATTCTTTGATACAAAGCGGTGCCATGAGTAAAATTTTGCTTATATGCGGAGATACTTTAAGCAAATTTATCCATCCTAAAAATATAAATACAGCTCCCATTTTTGGCGATGGAGTAAGTGCGACTTTGCTTGAAAAAACAGATTTTAATGAAGCATTTTTCAAGCTTGCAAGTGATGGCAAACATTTTGATAAGCTTATCATCCCAAAAGGTGCGATGAGAATACCTCATGCAAATATTTTCAACAACGACTCCCTCATGCAAACGGAAGAATTTAGGCAACTAGAAAACCTTTATATGGATGGGGCAAATATATTTAATATGGCTTTAGAGCATGAACCTAACAGCTTTAAAGAAATTTTAGAATTTTCTAAGATAAAAGAAAAAGATATCGCTTTTCATCTTTTTCATCAGTCTAATACATATTTAGTTGATTGCATCAAAGAAGAATTAAAACTTAATGATGATAAAGTTCCTAATTTCATCATGGAAAAATATGCTAATTTAAGCGCTTGTTCTTTACCTGCTTTACTTTGCGAACTAGATACTCCAAAAGAATTTAAGGCGAGCTTGAGCGCTTTTGGTGCAGGACTTAGCTGGGGAAGCGCTGTGTTGAATTTTAAAGATTTATACACAAAAGATATTTTAATTTATACAAAGGAGAAATAA
- a CDS encoding acyl carrier protein, which translates to MTKTEFLEELKEAMHRDEDLSEDMLLDDIDEWDSLAFVSIMVLFKNLFEMKITGEDLKNCQKVSDLINLAKLD; encoded by the coding sequence ATGACAAAAACTGAATTTTTAGAAGAATTGAAAGAAGCTATGCATCGCGATGAAGATTTAAGCGAAGATATGTTGCTTGATGATATTGATGAATGGGACAGCTTGGCTTTTGTTTCCATTATGGTGCTTTTTAAGAATCTTTTTGAAATGAAAATCACAGGAGAAGATCTTAAAAATTGCCAAAAAGTAAGTGATTTGATAAATCTAGCAAAACTTGATTAA
- a CDS encoding amino acid adenylation domain-containing protein — MTTHIYNFLEKSLTNFSDKTAFVEPFAKERKEITYKNFDLFSKKVASEILRKLGNDNPTQSPILIILPKGIDCLISFFGVALSGNFYTLLDEKSPKERVEKVIEILKPKLFITSKELKFDLALPTLYTEDFKSFDTDENLIQVAKEKHIDTNLLYVLFTSGSTGIPKGVSIAHKSVIDYTFWVCETFKFDENEILANQAPFYFDNSILDIFSSVKAGATLHLLPNHLFAFPNKILECLEKEKVSTIFWVPSVLIYFANTNAVNASTLKNLKKVLFCGEIMPNKQLNIWRKHLPNTLFANLYGPTEITDVCSFYIVDREFKDEELLPIGKACKNTELLVFDESMNLISSKQVGVKGELYVRGTSLSLGYYNDKEKTQKAFIQNPLHDNYLDLLYKTGDIVAYNERGELLCYGRADNQIKYMGHRIELGEIESVINSHPKVKNSACIFKEDIICFYEGEEEINFKAFLKEKLPSYMIPKNFIKLDNFKLNQNGKIDRKVLGEII, encoded by the coding sequence ATGACCACCCATATCTACAACTTTTTAGAAAAAAGCCTTACTAATTTTAGCGACAAAACTGCTTTTGTAGAGCCTTTTGCCAAAGAAAGAAAAGAAATCACTTATAAAAATTTTGATCTTTTTTCTAAAAAAGTAGCCAGTGAAATTTTAAGAAAATTAGGAAATGACAATCCTACTCAAAGCCCTATTTTGATAATACTGCCTAAAGGAATTGATTGTTTGATTTCATTTTTTGGAGTGGCACTCAGTGGAAATTTTTATACACTTTTAGATGAAAAAAGTCCTAAAGAAAGAGTAGAAAAAGTCATAGAAATTTTAAAGCCTAAACTTTTTATCACTTCAAAAGAATTAAAATTTGATTTAGCTTTACCTACGCTTTACACAGAAGATTTTAAAAGCTTTGATACAGATGAAAACTTGATCCAAGTTGCCAAAGAAAAACATATCGATACCAATTTACTCTATGTTCTTTTTACAAGTGGAAGTACAGGAATTCCAAAAGGAGTAAGCATAGCACATAAAAGTGTGATTGATTATACTTTTTGGGTGTGTGAAACTTTTAAATTCGATGAAAATGAGATTTTAGCCAATCAAGCACCATTTTATTTTGACAATAGCATTTTAGATATTTTTTCAAGTGTAAAAGCAGGAGCAACTTTACACCTTTTACCCAATCATCTTTTTGCTTTTCCAAATAAAATTTTAGAATGTCTAGAAAAAGAAAAGGTTAGCACTATATTTTGGGTTCCTTCAGTGCTAATTTACTTTGCAAATACTAACGCGGTAAATGCTTCTACTCTAAAAAATTTAAAAAAGGTGTTATTTTGCGGAGAAATCATGCCTAATAAACAATTAAACATTTGGCGTAAACATTTACCCAATACACTTTTTGCAAATCTTTATGGACCTACTGAAATCACTGATGTGTGTTCTTTTTATATAGTAGATCGTGAATTTAAAGATGAAGAACTTTTACCCATAGGCAAAGCTTGTAAAAATACAGAGCTTTTGGTCTTTGATGAAAGTATGAATTTGATAAGTTCTAAACAAGTGGGCGTAAAAGGTGAGCTTTATGTGAGAGGAACTTCTTTGTCTTTAGGGTATTATAACGATAAAGAAAAGACACAAAAAGCTTTTATACAAAATCCTTTACACGATAACTACTTAGATCTTTTATATAAAACAGGAGATATAGTCGCTTATAATGAACGAGGTGAGCTTTTATGCTATGGACGCGCGGATAATCAGATCAAATACATGGGACACCGCATTGAACTTGGAGAAATAGAAAGCGTGATCAACTCTCATCCAAAAGTCAAAAATAGTGCTTGTATTTTCAAAGAAGATATTATTTGTTTTTATGAAGGCGAAGAAGAGATTAATTTTAAGGCCTTTTTAAAAGAAAAATTGCCTAGCTACATGATCCCAAAAAATTTCATAAAGCTTGATAATTTTAAGCTTAATCAAAATGGAAAAATTGATAGAAAGGTGTTGGGTGAAATTATTTAG
- a CDS encoding VOC family protein — MLNKTLNLPIHHIGVACKNLEKEREIFFKLGFCKEAEFVDEKQGVKGEFIIPCNEIFPLYRFELLQNLNDKGPLDSYLKNNTKMYHLAYESKNIKKDLTLLESKGGICIVPIMEASYFSKLCFIMMPNRLLIELVEL; from the coding sequence ATGCTTAATAAAACACTAAATTTGCCTATACATCATATAGGCGTAGCTTGTAAAAATTTAGAAAAAGAAAGGGAAATTTTTTTTAAGTTGGGCTTTTGCAAAGAAGCAGAATTTGTAGATGAAAAACAAGGTGTAAAGGGAGAATTTATCATTCCTTGCAATGAAATATTTCCACTATATAGATTTGAACTTTTGCAAAATTTAAACGACAAAGGTCCTTTGGATAGCTATTTAAAAAACAATACCAAAATGTATCATTTAGCCTATGAAAGTAAAAACATTAAAAAAGACTTGACTCTTTTGGAATCCAAAGGAGGAATTTGCATTGTTCCTATTATGGAAGCAAGCTACTTTTCCAAACTTTGCTTTATCATGATGCCTAATAGGCTTTTAATCGAACTTGTGGAGTTATAA
- a CDS encoding HAD-IIIC family phosphatase — protein MNLFSQNLKRNELIKYSKELDFSKNQEILINIHRNHAFEGVQSIITPFLHFANLKADFNFSSYDDSLSFNGFKKANLELLWLDLKRYKDNIQDFLEERLLALRKISQSPILVLSLGEFKTDRKILNCEIFNVEKLIKEYFNQDDILDLDKEELSGTKLSNKALIFLAQILGLSLIPALIKPALKALVLDLDNTLYQGILGEDGMDNLKLTPLHKTLQEKIKNFKKQGFLLALASKNEEKDAKKLFETRKDFILQWDDFDIKMVNWEPKSENILKIAKKFNINTDAMLFIDDNIAELENTKFTGIKTLLCDETILHKIKLFPNLLKLSNTQEDQIRAKDIAANALREELKSLSDEEYFKNLEICLHFVKNDTQNISRISELLGKTNQFIANYTRLSQEEVQKHMQEELIVSVSMSDKLSDSGIIAIFVFSCKEERLFIDDLCISCRALGRKLEARMFFKSFELALNFFNLKNTDMILYYKKGERNTPFLTFLEQISKKIKENSALISFQNLNFKGLTIYEN, from the coding sequence ATGAACCTCTTTTCGCAAAATTTAAAACGCAATGAGCTTATAAAATATAGCAAAGAATTAGATTTTAGCAAAAATCAAGAAATTCTCATCAATATCCATAGAAATCATGCTTTTGAGGGAGTGCAAAGCATTATCACTCCTTTTTTACATTTTGCAAATTTAAAAGCGGATTTTAATTTTAGCTCTTATGATGATAGCCTAAGTTTTAATGGCTTTAAAAAAGCAAATTTAGAACTTTTATGGTTGGATTTAAAACGTTATAAAGATAATATACAAGATTTTTTAGAAGAAAGGCTTTTAGCATTAAGAAAAATTTCACAAAGCCCTATTTTGGTCCTTAGTTTGGGTGAATTTAAAACAGATAGAAAAATTTTAAATTGCGAAATTTTTAATGTAGAAAAACTCATAAAAGAGTATTTTAATCAAGATGATATTTTAGACTTAGATAAAGAAGAACTTAGCGGCACAAAATTAAGCAATAAAGCTCTAATTTTCTTAGCACAAATTTTAGGACTTAGTCTTATCCCAGCACTGATAAAACCCGCTCTTAAAGCTCTTGTGCTTGATCTTGATAATACCTTATATCAAGGAATTTTAGGCGAAGATGGTATGGATAATCTTAAATTAACCCCTTTGCACAAGACTTTACAAGAAAAAATTAAAAATTTTAAAAAGCAAGGATTTTTACTTGCCCTAGCCTCAAAAAATGAAGAAAAAGACGCAAAAAAACTTTTTGAAACTAGGAAAGATTTTATTTTGCAATGGGATGATTTTGATATTAAAATGGTCAACTGGGAGCCAAAAAGTGAAAATATCTTAAAAATAGCTAAGAAATTTAATATAAACACTGATGCTATGCTTTTCATAGATGATAATATCGCCGAACTTGAAAATACTAAATTTACAGGTATCAAAACACTTTTATGTGATGAAACCATACTTCACAAAATCAAACTCTTTCCTAATCTTCTCAAGCTTTCAAACACTCAAGAAGACCAAATTCGCGCCAAAGATATAGCAGCTAACGCTTTAAGAGAAGAGCTTAAAAGCTTAAGTGATGAAGAATATTTTAAAAATCTTGAAATTTGTTTACATTTTGTCAAAAACGACACCCAAAACATCTCTCGTATTAGCGAACTTTTAGGTAAAACCAATCAATTCATAGCCAATTATACACGCTTAAGCCAAGAAGAAGTACAAAAACACATGCAAGAAGAACTCATTGTAAGCGTTAGCATGAGCGATAAATTAAGCGATAGTGGGATTATCGCTATTTTTGTTTTTTCCTGCAAAGAAGAAAGATTATTTATCGATGATCTTTGTATTTCTTGTAGGGCCTTAGGCAGAAAGCTAGAAGCTAGGATGTTTTTCAAATCCTTTGAATTAGCTTTAAATTTCTTTAATCTTAAAAATACTGATATGATACTTTATTACAAAAAAGGCGAAAGAAACACACCTTTTTTAACTTTTCTAGAGCAAATTTCTAAAAAAATCAAAGAAAATTCGGCCCTTATTTCATTTCAAAATTTAAATTTCAAAGGACTTACAATCTATGAAAACTAA
- the legH gene encoding N-acetyltransferase LegH: protein MKYFLEYNDKKYSDIDLIDTFIKLDIKKGDILCVHTELFNFGIPLLSKNEFLQTILDCFFETIGKEGTLIMPTFTYSFCKNEIYDKINSKSKMGILTEFFRKQEGVKRTNDPIFSFAVKGAKEELFLKDTTSCFGKNCVYDILYKNNGKFITLGGIGHTLTHYAEEYFNVDYRYHKFFKGKIIDEFRNLQDAKIAYYVRRLDRDSMPNLENIISIVNKSKNHKKIQFGGEIISIYNAKEYVEILWHALEKNSTILIHSY from the coding sequence ATGAAATATTTTTTAGAATATAATGATAAAAAATACTCTGATATAGATTTAATAGATACCTTTATTAAACTGGATATAAAAAAAGGTGATATTTTATGTGTACATACTGAACTTTTTAATTTTGGTATACCCCTGCTCTCTAAAAATGAATTTTTACAAACTATACTGGATTGTTTTTTTGAAACAATAGGCAAGGAAGGAACTTTAATCATGCCAACTTTTACTTATAGCTTTTGCAAAAATGAAATTTACGATAAAATCAATTCTAAAAGCAAAATGGGTATTTTAACCGAATTTTTTAGAAAACAAGAAGGAGTAAAGCGCACAAATGACCCTATTTTTTCTTTTGCTGTAAAAGGTGCTAAAGAAGAATTATTTTTAAAAGATACCACAAGTTGCTTTGGAAAAAATTGTGTTTATGATATTTTATATAAAAATAATGGAAAGTTTATTACTTTAGGCGGGATTGGACATACCCTAACACATTACGCGGAGGAATACTTCAATGTTGACTATCGTTATCATAAATTTTTTAAAGGAAAAATAATTGATGAGTTTAGAAACCTACAAGATGCAAAAATTGCTTATTATGTAAGAAGACTTGACAGAGATTCTATGCCAAATTTAGAAAACATTATTAGTATAGTCAACAAAAGTAAAAATCATAAAAAAATTCAATTTGGAGGAGAAATTATTAGTATTTATAATGCCAAAGAATATGTAGAAATACTTTGGCACGCTTTAGAAAAAAATAGCACTATTTTAATACATTCGTATTAA